A region from the Variovorax sp. RKNM96 genome encodes:
- a CDS encoding VIT and VWA domain-containing protein has translation MDATTTPRPGRWLWLATVSLATAGFVAMGLRPVHAQEAPAGPRLKTESPYFFVKSDDPSIDRLPLKGTEVAVKISGVIADVTVTQTYRNEGQRAIEAKYVFPGSTKAAVSGLNVRLADRLITAQIREKQQAQIEYDTAKKEGKTAALLEQHLPNVFQMNVANILPGDDVKVELRYTELLVPQSGNYEFVFPTVVGPRYNSPQSENAQAKWVAQPTLHAGVVPSTSFKLKATIDTPMGLKEVRSTTHTIDVKKSDEDQHADIVLTADGRPTDNRDFVLDYRLAGEKIESGLMLYKGQGENAENFFLAMVEPPKAVAASAISPRDYIFVVDISGSMHGFPLDTAKTVLERLIGGLRPSDTFNVLLFSGSNKMLSPKSVPATRANIEQALATIKNYSGSGSTELIPALKRVYAEPKEENVSRTVVVVTDGYVTVEREAFDLVRNNLSKANVFAFGIGSSVNRSLMEGIARAGMGEPFIITDPVQAPEQAARFRRMVESPVLTSVKAIFGGLDVYDVEPQALPDVLGERPVIVFGKWRGEPKGRVIIEGQGASGPYRQEVRIDDRTRLDTAALRTLWARHRIQSLSDQETLEGSAAFKERITELGLKYSLLTQYTSFIAVDKVVRNAAPQNSVDVNQPLPMPQGVSDLALGAEVPSTPEPETLGAIAVVLSMLAMLRRRARRNDARRFTS, from the coding sequence ATGGATGCCACCACCACCCCACGTCCCGGCCGCTGGCTCTGGCTCGCCACCGTGAGCCTGGCGACCGCGGGCTTCGTCGCCATGGGCCTGCGCCCTGTGCATGCGCAGGAAGCACCTGCCGGCCCGCGCCTGAAGACGGAGAGCCCGTATTTCTTCGTCAAGAGCGATGACCCCTCGATCGACCGCCTGCCGCTCAAGGGCACCGAAGTCGCCGTGAAGATCTCGGGCGTGATCGCCGATGTCACGGTCACGCAGACCTATCGCAACGAAGGCCAGCGCGCCATCGAAGCCAAGTACGTGTTTCCCGGTTCGACCAAGGCTGCAGTGAGCGGTCTCAATGTCCGGTTGGCCGATCGCCTCATCACCGCGCAGATCCGCGAGAAGCAGCAAGCGCAGATCGAATACGACACCGCCAAGAAAGAAGGCAAGACCGCCGCGTTGCTCGAGCAGCACCTGCCCAACGTGTTCCAGATGAACGTCGCCAACATCCTGCCCGGTGACGATGTGAAGGTGGAGCTGCGCTACACCGAGCTCTTGGTGCCGCAATCGGGCAACTACGAGTTCGTGTTCCCGACCGTGGTCGGCCCGCGCTACAACAGCCCGCAATCGGAAAACGCGCAAGCCAAGTGGGTCGCGCAACCCACGCTGCACGCAGGCGTCGTGCCGAGCACCAGCTTCAAGCTGAAGGCCACCATCGACACGCCGATGGGCCTGAAGGAAGTGCGCTCGACCACCCACACCATCGATGTGAAGAAGAGCGACGAAGACCAGCACGCCGACATCGTGCTCACGGCCGATGGCCGCCCCACCGACAACCGCGACTTCGTGCTTGACTATCGCCTCGCGGGCGAAAAGATCGAATCGGGCCTGATGCTCTACAAGGGCCAAGGCGAGAATGCGGAGAACTTCTTCCTTGCGATGGTCGAGCCGCCAAAGGCCGTGGCCGCCAGCGCGATCTCGCCGCGCGACTACATCTTCGTGGTCGACATCTCGGGTTCGATGCACGGCTTTCCGCTTGACACCGCCAAGACGGTGCTCGAACGCCTGATCGGAGGCCTCCGCCCGAGCGACACCTTCAATGTGCTGCTGTTCTCGGGCAGCAACAAGATGCTCTCGCCGAAGTCGGTACCGGCCACGCGCGCCAACATCGAACAGGCGCTCGCCACCATCAAGAACTACAGCGGCAGCGGCAGCACAGAACTGATCCCGGCGCTCAAGCGTGTGTACGCCGAGCCGAAGGAAGAGAACGTGTCGCGCACCGTGGTCGTGGTGACCGACGGCTACGTGACGGTCGAGCGCGAAGCCTTCGACCTGGTTCGCAACAACCTCTCGAAGGCCAACGTGTTCGCCTTCGGCATCGGTTCCTCGGTGAACCGCAGCCTGATGGAAGGCATTGCACGCGCCGGCATGGGCGAGCCGTTCATCATCACCGACCCGGTGCAGGCGCCCGAGCAGGCTGCGCGCTTTCGCCGCATGGTGGAGTCGCCGGTGCTCACCAGCGTGAAGGCCATTTTCGGCGGCCTCGATGTGTACGACGTGGAACCGCAAGCCCTGCCCGACGTGCTCGGCGAACGACCGGTGATCGTGTTCGGCAAGTGGCGCGGCGAGCCCAAGGGCCGCGTGATCATCGAAGGCCAGGGTGCCAGCGGCCCGTACCGCCAAGAAGTGCGCATCGACGACCGCACCCGCCTGGACACCGCCGCGCTGCGCACGCTGTGGGCACGCCATCGCATCCAGAGCCTGAGCGACCAGGAAACACTCGAAGGCAGCGCGGCCTTCAAGGAACGCATCACCGAACTGGGCCTGAAGTACAGCCTGCTCACGCAGTACACGAGCTTCATTGCAGTCGACAAGGTGGTGCGCAACGCGGCGCCGCAGAACAGCGTCGATGTGAACCAGCCGCTGCCGATGCCGCAAGGCGTGAGCGACCTGGCGCTGGGCGCCGAGGTGCCCAGCACGCCCGAGCCCGAAACGCTCGGCGCCATCGCCGTCGTGCTCTCGATGCTGGCCATGCTGCGCCGCCGTGCGCGCCGCAACGATGCGCGCCGGTTCACCTCCTGA
- the creD gene encoding cell envelope integrity protein CreD, with translation MLQFLKALQASVLAKVAGLIFLMLLLCIPLAEIDSINNARGESQREAAQELAATYASRQTMVGPLLLVPYVERWMEPLRDAQGKVIGQEQRSKEMAHVVFPDKLNIDGSMTPQERYRGIFKIPFYTLNATLKGDFAAFDPKVLPHSETDSKIEFKAPFIAFNVSDLRGLDGSPALVMNGEALRFKQRVPGIADNAWFADGIHAPVTGTALTAWQANTPLTFEMKLGLVGQDTLAIAPIAEETTAHLTSPWAHPSFGGRFLAAQRSVTPQGFDAQWRISSLVTSAREQVRAGLSGRIDAGDANVAAASGAHPQRNLGPLQTFDVSLAQPINVYSMSTRAGKYGMLFIGLVLMAAFMFELFRKLRLHPIQYGLVGLSIALFFLLLLALSEKFAFWIAYASAAGASVALLSVYFSAVLGSWRRGLSFGAFIALLYGALYGLLASESNALLLGALLIFGMLATLMLVTRKVDWYALSRRVEPTVPAAQGA, from the coding sequence ATGCTTCAGTTCCTGAAAGCGCTTCAGGCTTCCGTGCTCGCCAAGGTGGCCGGCCTCATCTTCCTGATGCTGCTGCTTTGCATTCCGCTTGCGGAGATCGACTCGATCAACAACGCACGCGGCGAGAGCCAGCGCGAGGCGGCCCAGGAGCTCGCCGCCACCTATGCCAGCCGCCAGACGATGGTCGGTCCGCTGTTGCTGGTTCCGTATGTCGAGCGCTGGATGGAGCCGTTGCGCGATGCGCAAGGCAAGGTGATCGGCCAGGAGCAGCGCAGCAAGGAAATGGCGCACGTGGTGTTTCCCGACAAGCTGAACATCGACGGCTCGATGACGCCGCAGGAACGTTATCGCGGCATCTTCAAGATTCCGTTCTACACGCTCAACGCCACGTTGAAAGGTGACTTCGCGGCCTTCGATCCCAAGGTCCTGCCGCACAGCGAAACCGATTCGAAGATCGAGTTCAAGGCGCCCTTCATCGCCTTCAACGTGAGCGACCTGCGCGGCCTCGACGGTTCGCCCGCGCTGGTCATGAACGGCGAGGCACTGCGCTTCAAGCAGCGCGTGCCGGGCATTGCCGACAACGCCTGGTTCGCCGATGGCATCCATGCGCCGGTCACCGGCACCGCGCTCACGGCATGGCAGGCCAACACGCCGCTGACCTTCGAGATGAAGCTGGGCCTCGTCGGCCAGGACACCCTGGCGATCGCGCCCATCGCCGAGGAAACCACCGCGCACCTCACCTCGCCCTGGGCGCACCCGAGCTTCGGTGGCCGCTTTCTCGCAGCACAACGCAGCGTGACGCCGCAGGGCTTCGATGCGCAGTGGCGCATCTCGTCGCTCGTGACCTCGGCGCGCGAACAGGTGCGTGCCGGGCTCTCCGGCCGCATCGATGCCGGCGACGCGAACGTCGCGGCCGCAAGCGGCGCCCACCCGCAACGCAACCTCGGTCCGCTGCAGACCTTCGACGTATCGCTCGCTCAGCCGATCAACGTCTATTCGATGAGCACGCGCGCAGGCAAGTACGGCATGCTCTTCATCGGCCTGGTGCTCATGGCGGCCTTCATGTTCGAGCTCTTTCGCAAGCTACGGCTGCACCCGATTCAGTATGGGCTGGTCGGCCTTTCGATCGCGCTGTTTTTCCTGCTGCTGCTCGCGCTGTCGGAGAAATTCGCGTTCTGGATCGCCTATGCGAGCGCGGCCGGTGCAAGCGTTGCACTGCTCTCCGTGTATTTCAGCGCTGTACTCGGTAGCTGGCGACGCGGCCTGTCCTTCGGTGCCTTCATCGCGCTGTTGTACGGCGCGCTCTACGGGCTGCTCGCTTCCGAAAGCAATGCGCTGCTGCTCGGCGCACTGCTGATCTTCGGCATGCTGGCCACGCTGATGCTGGTAACGCGCAAGGTCGACTGGTATGCGCTGTCGCGGCGCGTCGAGCCCACTGTGCCCGCTGCACAAGGCGCATGA
- a CDS encoding glycoside hydrolase family 3 protein: MKLLRFALGGLGWLVLAALWFWAWHLKDPHLRFMRAWELPMLLGALGVAAMTTWRFGRRSLRPLSLGLVFAALLTALGNEASSLRHRTEVTASSGAMSQMLGAHFMVGYDDAKDLHELARKGLIGGVFITGRNVRGRTAIELRKEIDELQALRREAGLPPLIVATDQEGGAVSRLSPLIERQPSLSTLVDADVPEAELAQRAHAYGAQQGRSLAALGITLNFSPVVDLRTGRAPGRWDLHTRIDERAISADPALTAQVALAYEQGLESAGVRGTLKHFPGLAGVTEDTHHFAATLRTPVARLATHDWKPFQDVSKNSRAAIMLGHVVVPELDAVYPASFSRKIVQQLIRGEWDFQGLLVTDDLTMGAAYNRGLCDTTVRALDAGVDLLLIAFDHDKYFDAMHCAQQAAQRGALDLPMLERSGVRRLQPLR; encoded by the coding sequence ATGAAACTCCTGCGGTTTGCGCTCGGCGGCTTGGGCTGGCTGGTCCTGGCAGCGCTGTGGTTCTGGGCCTGGCACCTGAAGGACCCGCATCTGCGCTTCATGCGTGCATGGGAGCTGCCGATGTTGCTGGGCGCGCTGGGCGTCGCCGCGATGACCACGTGGCGCTTCGGGCGGCGCTCGCTGCGGCCCTTGTCGCTCGGCCTGGTGTTTGCGGCACTGCTCACCGCCCTCGGCAACGAAGCGTCGAGCCTGCGGCATCGCACCGAGGTGACGGCCTCATCCGGCGCCATGTCGCAGATGCTCGGCGCGCACTTCATGGTCGGCTACGACGATGCGAAGGACCTGCACGAACTCGCGCGCAAGGGCTTGATCGGCGGCGTGTTCATCACGGGCCGCAACGTGAGGGGACGCACGGCCATCGAACTGCGCAAGGAGATCGATGAATTGCAGGCACTGCGCCGCGAAGCCGGCCTGCCTCCTCTGATCGTCGCGACAGACCAGGAAGGCGGCGCCGTGTCCCGTCTCTCGCCCTTGATCGAACGCCAGCCTAGCCTCTCCACGCTCGTCGACGCCGACGTACCCGAAGCCGAACTCGCGCAACGTGCCCATGCCTACGGCGCGCAACAAGGCCGTTCGCTCGCTGCGCTCGGCATCACGCTCAACTTCAGCCCCGTGGTCGATCTGCGCACCGGCCGCGCACCGGGCCGATGGGACCTTCACACCCGCATCGACGAACGCGCCATCTCGGCCGACCCCGCACTCACTGCGCAGGTGGCGCTCGCTTACGAGCAAGGCCTCGAATCGGCTGGCGTGCGCGGCACCCTCAAGCACTTTCCCGGACTCGCTGGCGTGACCGAGGACACGCACCACTTCGCCGCGACCCTTCGCACGCCCGTCGCCCGACTTGCAACACATGATTGGAAGCCGTTTCAAGACGTGTCGAAAAACTCGCGCGCCGCGATCATGCTCGGTCATGTGGTCGTTCCGGAACTCGACGCCGTCTATCCAGCCTCTTTCTCGCGCAAAATCGTGCAGCAGCTGATTCGCGGCGAGTGGGACTTTCAGGGCCTGCTCGTCACCGACGATCTGACGATGGGCGCGGCCTACAACCGCGGGCTGTGCGACACCACGGTCCGCGCCCTCGATGCCGGTGTGGACCTGTTGTTGATCGCCTTCGACCACGACAAGTATTTCGACGCCATGCATTGCGCGCAGCAGGCCGCGCAGCGCGGCGCACTCGACCTGCCGATGCTGGAACGCAGCGGCGTCCGCCGGCTCCAACCCCTTCGCTAG
- a CDS encoding penicillin-binding protein 1A, giving the protein MFKRSSPSRPDDGATPDERNARWKLIGKWSAIVAGSGALVVLVASIVTVVAIYPKLPDISELADYRPKLPLRVYSTEGTLIGEFGEERRNLTPFASIPKIMKDAVLAVEDARFYDHGGVDYKGFMRAAVASLKGGRKQGASTITMQVARNVYLSSERTLSRKTYEIMLAFRLEQQLTKDQILEIYLNQIYLGNRAYGFAAASETYFGKPLQNVTIAEAAMLAGLPKAPGANNPVANPRRARARQLYVIDRMQETGFITAEQAAEAKKEELHLRDAADPNRLHAEYVAETVRQMMYAQYGDSIYTSGMKVYTSLVAADQAAAYKSLRKGIMDYERRQVYRGPEKFVDLPTEQKEVDEAVDDALAEHPDNGDVIAAVVLDANAKEIDAVRANGEAIQITGEGLKPAQSGLAAKAPPNIKIRRGAVIRVAKTPKGTWEITQLPEVEGAFIAMDPRSGAIKALVGGFDFGKNKFNHVTQAWRQPGSSFKPFIYSAALEKGFTPATVVNDAPLYFDASANGGQPWEPKNFEGTYEGPMPLRTALMKSKNLVTLRVLQSIGAPYAQDWVTKFGFDKDKQPANLPMGLGAGSVTPMQMAVGYSVFANGGYRVNPYLVTRVTDMKDKVIMETEPPVLDEARRAIPQRNAFIMDSLLQSVVKGGTAFKAHQALKRDDLYGKTGTTNDSFDTWFAGFQPTRVGIAWIGYDTPRQLGVRGETGGSLSLPIWIGYMQSALQGVPVTQPAEPPGVVSIDGEWYFDDFTPGHNVASLGLENAEQAPPPVEELTGAPIGAPPPPEERNRILDFFR; this is encoded by the coding sequence ATGTTCAAACGTTCAAGCCCCTCCCGACCCGACGACGGCGCCACGCCGGACGAACGCAACGCCCGCTGGAAACTCATCGGCAAATGGAGCGCCATCGTGGCGGGCTCCGGCGCACTGGTGGTGCTGGTTGCATCCATCGTCACAGTGGTCGCCATCTATCCAAAGCTGCCCGATATTTCCGAGCTCGCCGACTACCGGCCCAAGCTGCCGCTGCGGGTGTACTCCACCGAAGGCACGCTGATCGGCGAGTTCGGCGAAGAGCGCCGCAACCTCACGCCCTTCGCGAGCATTCCCAAGATCATGAAAGACGCCGTGCTCGCCGTGGAAGACGCGCGCTTCTACGACCATGGCGGCGTCGACTACAAAGGCTTCATGCGCGCTGCGGTGGCCAGCCTGAAGGGCGGTCGCAAGCAGGGCGCCTCGACCATCACGATGCAGGTGGCGCGCAACGTCTACCTGAGCTCGGAGCGCACGCTGAGCCGCAAGACCTACGAGATCATGCTGGCCTTCCGGCTCGAGCAGCAGCTCACGAAGGACCAGATCCTCGAGATCTACCTGAACCAGATCTACCTCGGTAACCGGGCCTACGGTTTCGCCGCCGCATCCGAGACGTATTTCGGCAAGCCCCTACAGAACGTGACCATCGCCGAAGCCGCGATGCTCGCTGGTTTGCCGAAGGCCCCGGGTGCGAACAACCCGGTGGCCAACCCGCGCCGTGCGCGCGCACGCCAGCTCTACGTGATCGACCGCATGCAGGAGACCGGCTTCATCACCGCCGAGCAGGCGGCCGAAGCGAAGAAGGAAGAACTGCACCTGCGCGATGCGGCCGACCCGAATCGCCTGCACGCCGAATACGTGGCCGAAACCGTGCGCCAGATGATGTATGCGCAGTACGGCGACAGCATCTACACGAGCGGCATGAAGGTCTACACCTCGCTGGTCGCGGCCGACCAGGCGGCGGCGTACAAGTCGCTGCGCAAGGGCATCATGGATTACGAGCGGCGCCAGGTCTACCGCGGCCCCGAGAAGTTCGTCGACCTGCCGACCGAGCAGAAGGAAGTCGACGAGGCCGTGGACGATGCGCTTGCTGAACATCCGGACAACGGCGACGTGATAGCCGCCGTCGTGCTCGATGCCAACGCGAAAGAAATCGACGCGGTGCGCGCCAACGGCGAAGCGATCCAGATCACCGGTGAAGGCCTCAAGCCCGCGCAGTCGGGCCTCGCTGCCAAGGCACCGCCCAACATCAAGATCCGCCGCGGCGCGGTGATCCGCGTGGCGAAGACGCCCAAGGGCACCTGGGAGATCACGCAGCTGCCCGAAGTGGAAGGCGCCTTCATCGCGATGGACCCGCGCAGCGGTGCCATCAAGGCACTGGTCGGCGGTTTCGATTTCGGCAAGAACAAGTTCAACCACGTGACACAGGCCTGGCGCCAACCGGGTTCGAGCTTCAAGCCGTTCATCTATTCGGCCGCGCTCGAGAAGGGCTTCACCCCCGCCACCGTGGTGAACGATGCGCCGCTGTATTTCGACGCCAGCGCCAACGGCGGCCAGCCGTGGGAGCCGAAGAATTTCGAAGGCACGTATGAAGGCCCGATGCCGCTGCGCACCGCGTTGATGAAATCCAAGAACCTGGTGACGCTGCGCGTGCTGCAGTCGATCGGCGCACCCTATGCACAGGACTGGGTCACGAAGTTCGGCTTCGACAAGGACAAGCAACCCGCCAACCTGCCAATGGGCCTGGGTGCCGGCTCGGTCACGCCGATGCAGATGGCCGTGGGCTACTCGGTGTTCGCCAACGGCGGCTACCGCGTCAATCCGTACCTCGTCACCCGCGTCACCGACATGAAGGACAAGGTCATCATGGAAACCGAGCCGCCGGTGCTCGACGAAGCGCGGCGCGCCATTCCCCAGCGCAATGCCTTCATCATGGATTCGCTGCTGCAAAGCGTGGTGAAGGGCGGCACCGCGTTCAAGGCGCACCAGGCCCTCAAGCGCGACGACCTCTACGGCAAGACCGGCACCACCAACGATTCCTTCGACACCTGGTTCGCGGGCTTCCAGCCCACCCGCGTGGGCATCGCATGGATCGGCTACGACACGCCGCGCCAGCTCGGCGTGCGCGGCGAAACCGGCGGCAGCCTGAGCCTGCCGATCTGGATCGGCTACATGCAGTCGGCGCTGCAGGGCGTGCCGGTGACGCAGCCGGCAGAGCCGCCGGGTGTGGTGAGCATCGACGGCGAGTGGTACTTCGACGATTTCACGCCGGGACACAACGTGGCGAGCCTGGGCCTGGAGAATGCCGAGCAGGCGCCACCGCCGGTGGAAGAACTCACCGGCGCGCCGATCGGCGCACCGCCGCCGCCTGAAGAGCGCAACCGCATCCTCGATTTCTTCAGGTAA
- the creC gene encoding two-component system sensor histidine kinase CreC: MTRRTRIFIGILLIYTAGIAFLLYRVVSDIDPRYRESAEESLVETSQLMASLVEQDVIAGAINTARLEPLFRTVYAREFSAQIYNLHKSQVELRVYVTDRSGRVMFDSLGRHLGADYSQWSDVSRTLAGLYGARTSRDVDGDPRTSVMYVGAPIRWNNEIVGMVSVGKPVQSFGQFVEDARARTLWVGVGSGLALLLLAVIVSIWLVRPFGLISDYWTWVRAQRTLSFSRMARRAVDAVRTSFSEMRDALTGRNYVADYVQTFTHEVKSPLSAIRGAAELLQEPSMPHAERERFLKNIERETQRIQEIVDRMMELTALETRRALERTEPVPLASLIDDIAISAQPAAAKRNIRLLVNIRTEASTEGDPFLLRRAISNLLDNAIDFSPPDSEVLLTLETTAKLARVSVRDHGPGIPVYAQEKVFQKFYSLARPHNQKKSTGLGLAFVKEIAALHRGRIELGNATRGGAVATLTLPLLSYR; encoded by the coding sequence TTGACCCGGCGCACGCGGATCTTCATCGGCATCCTGCTGATCTACACGGCGGGCATCGCCTTCCTGCTCTACCGCGTGGTGTCGGACATCGATCCGCGCTACCGCGAATCGGCCGAGGAGTCGCTGGTCGAGACCTCGCAACTCATGGCCAGCCTGGTCGAGCAGGACGTGATCGCGGGCGCCATCAATACCGCCCGGCTGGAGCCGCTGTTCCGCACGGTCTACGCGCGCGAGTTCTCGGCGCAGATCTACAACCTGCACAAGAGCCAGGTGGAGCTGCGCGTCTACGTGACCGACCGTAGCGGCCGCGTGATGTTCGATTCGCTCGGCAGGCACCTGGGCGCCGACTATTCGCAGTGGAGCGACGTGAGCCGCACGCTCGCGGGTCTGTACGGCGCACGCACCTCGCGCGATGTCGACGGCGATCCGCGCACTTCGGTCATGTACGTGGGCGCACCGATCCGCTGGAACAACGAGATCGTCGGGATGGTCAGCGTCGGCAAGCCGGTGCAGAGCTTCGGCCAGTTCGTGGAAGACGCGCGTGCCCGCACGCTGTGGGTCGGCGTGGGCTCGGGCCTGGCGCTGTTGCTGCTGGCGGTGATCGTCTCGATCTGGCTGGTGCGGCCTTTCGGGCTGATCTCGGACTACTGGACCTGGGTGCGCGCGCAACGCACCTTGAGCTTCTCGCGCATGGCGCGACGCGCGGTCGATGCGGTGCGCACCAGCTTCAGCGAAATGCGCGATGCATTGACGGGCCGCAATTACGTCGCCGACTACGTGCAGACCTTCACCCATGAGGTGAAGAGCCCGCTCTCGGCGATCCGCGGCGCGGCCGAACTGCTGCAGGAGCCGTCGATGCCGCATGCGGAGCGCGAGCGTTTCCTCAAGAACATCGAGCGCGAGACGCAGCGCATCCAGGAAATCGTCGATCGCATGATGGAGCTCACCGCGCTCGAAACGCGGCGCGCGCTGGAGCGCACGGAGCCTGTGCCACTGGCTTCGCTGATCGACGACATCGCCATCAGCGCCCAGCCCGCGGCGGCCAAGCGGAACATTCGCTTGCTGGTGAATATCCGCACCGAAGCCAGCACCGAGGGCGATCCGTTCCTGTTGCGCCGCGCGATCAGCAACTTGCTGGACAACGCGATCGATTTTTCACCGCCCGACAGCGAAGTGCTGCTGACGCTGGAAACCACCGCGAAGCTCGCGCGGGTGAGCGTGCGCGACCACGGACCCGGCATTCCGGTCTACGCGCAGGAGAAGGTCTTCCAGAAGTTCTATTCGCTCGCGCGGCCGCACAACCAGAAGAAGAGCACGGGGCTGGGGCTGGCGTTCGTCAAGGAAATCGCCGCGCTGCACCGCGGGCGCATCGAGCTTGGCAATGCAACGCGCGGCGGCGCTGTGGCGACGCTCACGCTGCCGCTGTTGTCATATCGCTGA
- the creB gene encoding two-component system response regulator CreB: protein MSFKPRILIAEDESGIADTLQYVLKSDGFTPVWCATAEEAIAQFAQEPPALAILDIGLPDLNGFELFKRLRALNQSQGGPEVPMLFLTARSDEIDRVVGLELGADDYIAKPFSPRELVARVRTILRRSTRNSPGGPGTAAAPGNGVPPQNSSAAPPAAPQTPPMPFAVDNERMQIRYYGRLLELSRYEYGLLRLLVQRPGRVFTRDELLEHVWDDSSDSFDRTVDAHIKTLRAKLKAVAPDVEPIRTLRGTGYALNEELPSKA from the coding sequence ATGAGCTTCAAACCCCGGATCCTGATCGCCGAAGACGAATCGGGCATCGCCGACACGCTGCAATACGTCCTCAAGAGCGACGGCTTCACGCCGGTCTGGTGCGCCACCGCCGAAGAAGCGATCGCGCAGTTCGCGCAGGAGCCACCCGCGCTGGCCATCCTGGACATCGGCCTGCCCGATCTCAACGGCTTCGAGCTCTTCAAGCGCCTGAGGGCGCTGAACCAGTCACAGGGTGGCCCGGAGGTACCGATGCTGTTTCTCACGGCACGCAGCGACGAAATCGACCGCGTCGTGGGCCTGGAACTGGGCGCCGACGACTACATCGCCAAGCCGTTCTCGCCGCGCGAACTGGTCGCCCGGGTCCGCACGATCCTGCGGCGCAGCACGCGCAACAGCCCTGGAGGCCCCGGAACGGCCGCAGCGCCCGGAAACGGGGTACCCCCTCAAAATTCGTCCGCAGCGCCTCCAGCGGCGCCACAGACCCCGCCAATGCCCTTTGCGGTCGACAACGAGCGCATGCAGATCCGGTACTACGGCCGGCTCCTGGAGCTCTCGCGCTACGAATACGGCCTCCTCCGGCTGCTCGTGCAGCGGCCGGGCCGTGTCTTCACCCGCGACGAATTGCTGGAACACGTCTGGGACGATTCGAGCGACAGCTTCGACCGCACGGTCGACGCGCACATCAAGACGCTGCGCGCCAAGCTCAAGGCGGTGGCGCCCGACGTGGAGCCGATCCGCACGCTGCGCGGCACTGGCTACGCCTTGAACGAAGAACTTCCATCGAAGGCATGA